Below is a genomic region from Actinoallomurus bryophytorum.
CGCCTCATCGAGTCCGGCGCCCCGCCCGGCCTGCCCGTCGTCGCACCCGGCGGCCCGGGCCACCCCTCGCTCAACGCGCCGGCAGGCTCAAGGTCGCGATGAACGCCGGGGTGGGCGAGGCACGGGTGCCGGTCATCCTCGGCATCGACGACCTGCGCCCCTTGCCAAGGGCCACGCGAGTCGCCCGTAGCAGCGGCGAGGGCATCCTGCTTCTCGAAGAGCATCGTGGCCGGCAGATCGACGAGCTCTGGCTGGACCACGACCTGGGCGGCGACGACAGCATCATGCCGGTCGTGACCCTGCTGGAAGAAGCCGCCTTCGACGGCCGTCCCTTCAAGATCAGCATGATCTTCGTCCACAGCGCCAATCCGAGCGGCGCGGAGACGGTGGTCCGAGTGCTGAGGCGCTGGGACTACCGGGTCCGACGGGCGACCGCCTAGCGTCCACGAACCGCCCTACCGGCAGCGACCCGGTGACTCGCTCCGGGCGGGCGGCTCTACCGCGAGGCGCCGGCGAGGGCCTTCTCGATGACCTCCAGGCCCGTCGCGGCGTCGTCCAGGGTCACCGGGGGTGGTGCCTCGCCGCGGATCGCGGCGGCGACCTGGGGATAGAAGTCCTGGTACCGGCCGGGTTCGGTGCGGTGCGGCCGTGCCTTTCCCGGTGTGCCCAGCAGTCCGTACGACTCCGGGGGAGTGATGCCGTAGCCCTGGTCGGAGGGTGTCAGGCCGTCACGCAGCTGCCCCTCCTGGGGGTCCAGGCCGTAGGTCGTGTACGCGGCCTCGTCGCCCAGGACACGGAAGCGCGGGCCCAGATCGGCGCTGATCGCGCTCATCCACAGGTGGGAGTGGACGCCGTCCGCGTGGGTCAGGGCCACGAACGCGTCGTCGGCGGCCTGCGCGTGCTGGCGGCGTACGTCGAGTTCGGCGTGGACGTGCCGCACGGGGCCGAACAGGGTGATCGCCTGGTCGATCAGGTGGGCGCCGAGGTCGTACAGCACACCGCCCGCGGCGGCCGGGTCGGCGGTCTCCTTCCAGCCCGGCTTGATCTGCGGGCGCCAGCGGGTGAACCGCGACTCGAAGCGCAGGACCCGGCCCAGCGCGCCCTCGTGCGCCAGCCGGGCGACGGTTCGGAAGTCGCCGTCCCAGCGCCGGTTGTGGAACGGGACCACCAGGGGACCGCCGGCGAGCGACCTGGCCTCGGCGGCCGTCGGAGCGACCGGCTTGTCGATCACGACCGGGATGCCCGCGTCGAGAGCGGCGCGTGCCAGCGGGACGTGCTGCCGGTTCGGTGTCGTGATGACGACCAGGTCGTATCCGCCGGCCCAGACGAGGTCCGGGCTCTCCAGGATCCGCGCCCCCGGGTAGCGGCTGCGTACGCTCGCCTGCCGCTCCGGATTCGACGTCACGACCGCGGCCAGCTCCAGGTCGGGGGCCGCCGAGATGAGCGGAGCGTGAAAGACGGCACCTCCGGTGCCATAGCCGATCAACGCAACCCCAAGGGTGTCCACAGATGGCCTCATCGAGATCTATTTGATCACGCTACGGGTCTGTCCCAGCACCGCGACCCGGCCTAATGTCGCGTAGGGGCCCATGAGGGGAGGGGAGCACGCATGCCCGGACCATCCCCGGATGCGAATCTGGCGGAGGTGCTCAGCCGGTGGACGGACGCCTTCGGCTGGGCGGATCGGGTGGCGTTCCTGTGCGGCGATGACCTTTACACGCATGGCGAGGTGCACCGCGGCGCGGCCCGCGTCGCGTCGTTGCTCCTTTCCCGCGGCATCGGGCCGGGGGACCGCGTGGTGATCGCGCTGCCCGGCTCGATGGAGTTCGTCTGGGCGTTCCTCGGCACCGTGCGCATCGGCGCCGTCGCGATGCTCGCCGACCCGGAGGCGGCCGAGCTGCCGCCGGCGAGCCTGGTGGTGCGCGCGCCGGGCCGGCGGCCGGGCGACCTCACGCCCGCCGAGCTGGCCGCCGCGATGCCCGCGGCGCGAGCCGCCCCGCCGTATCCGGTCCGCCCCGACACTCCCGCGTACGGGCAGTACACCGCGATGTACGCCCACGGGGACCCGGAGCAGGCCTACCTGGCGATGGAGTCCTTCGGCCTGCGGGAGAACGACGTGCTCTTCTCGGTGCCGAAGACCTACGACCCCGTCGGCCTCCGCAACACGATCTTCCTGCCGCTCTTCTCCGGGGCCAGCGCCGTGCTCGACTCCGGGCAGCGTTCGATCCGGGTGGTGGCCGAGCGCGTACGCCGCCATCGGGCCAGCGTCCTGCTCTCCACGTCGGCGTTCTTCACCCGCCTGGCCGCCGAGGGACCACGGGGCACGTTCGAACCCCTGCGGATCGCCGTCTCGAACGGAGCCACGCCACCACCGAGCCGGATCGAGCAGTGGCTCGGCTGCCCGGTGGTGACGCCCTAGCCTCCGGCGATGAGCGGGTTCAGCGACGCCAGGACTCTGCGGATTCTCAAGGCGGCGAACTCGGGCAGGTGGTCGCGGTCAGCCAGACCGAAGGTTCGACCGCGAGGACGTAGCGGCCGGGGGCTCGTAGGACCCCGTGCCCGCCCCGACGTTCAGTACGGTCCGTGCGTCGCCGAGCGCGGCCCAGGACCGCGCGGTGAGACGGGGCTCGGTGCGTCGCGTCACGGTGCAGGTGGCTCCGATGGTGTCGTACAACGGCGCGCTGGACACTGACACCGCCTTTCCGCCAGGTCACCACCATGTCCTGTCATGCCGATTATCTGGTGTTCACCGGGTAGCTCTCCGGTGTTTCATTCGTATGCCTTGGCCATGGCGTGGAAGGACCGTTTGGGGGCGAGACTGCCGTCGGGCATGAGTTTGCATACCCCGTAGGAGGCCATGTCGAGATCGAAACGCGGATCCGTGCGATGTGGGAACTCGTAGCCGGCGAAGGTGAGCCAGAAGGCGGTGTCCACACCTTCCTTCTCGAAGACTGCCATCATCTCGCGCAGATAGCGGGCCTGTTCCTCCTCGTCGCGGACGTAGTTGCCGTCGAGGCGAGGCGGATCGGCTTCGTAGTCGACGATGGCCCAGCCGAAACCGCCGCGCTCAGCCGCGCCTCGGTACGTGCAGCAGCCGAACTCGGTCGCCGCGAGCGGCTTACCGTGCCGGAGGTATTCACGCAGGCCCTGGCGGAAAGCGTCGCTGGCGTCGCCGTAGGCGTCGACGCTCACGATGTCGAAGGGCGCCCAATCGACCTGTTCCCATGTTCCGGCGGCGTAAGTGACCTTGCCGCGGAACCGTTCGCGCACCGTCGCCGCGATGTCGGCCAGAACGGCGTCCAACCGGGCAGCGATCTCGGCGAGCCGGGCCGATGCCTCGGTCGCGTCGGGGTTGTCGCTGGCCACGGCATTGATCCTTGCGAAGGTGTCCTCTCCGGGGAGGAAACCGGCGGCGAACAGGCTCAACTCGCAGCCCGCGACGAAGACATCTGCTCCCACTTCCTGGGCGCGGTCCGCGCAGTCGGCGAAGTACGGCACCAACTCCCTTGCGGACAGTTCGCAAGGGAACGGGGAGAACCAGACCTCCAGCCCAGCGTCGGCGGCGTGCCCGGCGGCGAGCGCCAGCCGCGCGGGGTCGCCGCCGGTGATCCGCACGGCATCGCAGTGCAGATCGTCGGCGATGACCCGGATCTCCCGCCGCACGGCCTCAGCGTCGAAGACGGGCCGCGAACTCCGCCCACCGGGAGTGAAGCCGGTGTCGTAATTGATGCCCTTGGCACGCATGTCATCGCTCCTCACCAGGTCACCGCAAGCGCGGTCACTCTCAAATATCGGCTCTTCGCGCAGTGGAACGGATCCAGGGGTGTCCGGCCCCGTCCGCTCGGCACGCGTCCGTGGCCGCTCGACGGCGGTCTCAGCCATGGTGTTACCTCGCCTGTCAATGGGAGACCGCCGAGTGCCGTCGTCCGGCTACCGGATCCGAACGTTAGGTAAGACGCGAAACACCGGTCAACGACGCCTCTCCCGGATTTGCATCGTTTTCGCTGCTCGGTGCCACTATTGGTGATTGCAATGACGATGCCGGATAATGCAACACCGAGGTCACCCGTTGCAACGGCTGACGACTGGCTCGCATACTGGCGTCCAGACAACCGAAGCCGAGGAGCCGGCCGGATGCCAGGACGCAGGCTGACCAGAGCCGACCGGCAGCAGATCGCCGAAGGCTTGGCGCAGGGCCTGGACTACGCCGGGATCGCCCGCCGCCTGGGCCGTCCCACCTCGACGGTGAGCCGCGAGGTCGCACGCAACGGCGGGCCAGGCCGCTACCGCGCGGACCTGGCCCAGCTCGCCAGCACCCACCGCGCCCGACGCAGCCCCCGCCCGCCGGCAGCCCCGCAACAGGCCAGCGAGCGCAGCGGCCCCGACCCCGGCGCGGCAGCCACATTCATTGCAGACCTCACCGCGGCCATCATCGAGACCGGCATGCCGCGCACCGCCGCCAGCGTGATGGCCTGCCTGTTCACCTCCGAGACCGGCAGCTACACCGCCGCCGAACTGGCGCAGCACCTGCAAGTCAGCGCGGCAACAATCTCGCACGCGGTCGGCCTGCTACAACAGCACGGGCTGATCCGCCGCGGCCGCGACAGCCAAAGCCGGCGCCACAGGTACTTCCTCGACGAAAACGCGGGCCTTCGCTCCGCGGTGGTCGGCGTCCGCGCCAACCAGCAACTCGCCACCACCGCCCTGCGCGGCGCCGACATCTTCGGAACCGACACCGCTGTCGGAACCCGGCTCGCCACCGCGGGCCGATTCCTCGAACAACTCGGCAACGACATCCTCCGTGCCGCAGAAAAGCACTGGCGCGCCACCACACCCACCGAGCCCAAGCACACGCAGACAACCCACTCAACGACAACACGATGAACGCCGCCATACACTGACCCTTTTTAATCCGCGCGCGGAGCAGCGGTGATCACGGCCTGACCGCAGTCCGCCTCTGGGGATCCTGCGCGAACCGGTCACACGCCAAGCTCCGCGGGCCCGGCGAACGCGCGAATGTCCAGATCAAGACCTGGAGACTCCTCCGCAAGCTGTGTTGCAGCCCCGGCAAAGCCGGCCACTCGTCAAGACCATCGCTGTCCTACAGAGCTACGAGGTCACCCGAGGATGAAAAAGGGTCATCGTCCCCGCACCGGCCAGGGCGGTCTAGGCCCGTTTGATCGTCGCGAGCCAGGCCGGTGCGCCGTTCTCGTCGTGGTACCTCGTCCGTACCCGGTCCGGTTCGATGGCGGCGACGTTCCATCCGCTGCCGGGGTTGAACGCCGCTCTCAGGTCGTCCCGGCTGATCGGGTGCGGGCCGGTGTCGGGACCGTCGTCGCTGAAGCACAGCACGTAAAGGGTTCCGCCGTGCTCGGTCACCGACGCCAGGCTCACCGCGTACCGGGATCGCTCGTCGCCCTCGAAGGAGTGGAACAGCCCGCAGTCCAGCACCGTGTCGAACCTGCGTTCCAACCGCGAGAGCTGGAACGCGTCGGCGGCGGCGAACGTGACCTCGATCCCACGGTCCTCGGCCTTCTTCCGAGCGGCCGCCAGTGCCGTCTCGGCCACGTCGAAGCCCAGCACCGGCAGGCCCAGGGAGGCGACGTGGAGCGTGTTGTCGCCGCTCCCGCAACCCGCGTCGAGCACCGTTCCGGCGAACACGCCTTCGTACACCAGCCGCGCTATCGCGGGCTGCGGCCCGCCGATCTCCCAGGGCGCGGGGCCGTCGTGGTACGACGCGTCCCAGGGCTTCCCACTCATCCGTTCGTGCTGGGTCGGCTGCCGGCCACCGAACGGATCGCCGGCAAGGATTCGTTCCGACATCTTCATCCCCTGACTGTGACCGGGCTCAGCTTCCGGCGCCCGCGTACGTGCCGAAGCTCCAGAAGACCCCTTCGGGGTCGCGGACGGTGAAGCCCAGACCGTACGACTCCTCCTGCGGCGCCCTGACGACGGTCGCGCCCGCCGCGACGGCGCGCTTGAACAGGGTCGCGGGGTCGTCCGTCACGACGTAGACCGAGCCGGTGCCGGCCGGCAGGCCGGAGATGGAGCTGTCCTCGCGTGAGGCGCTGCCGAGCATGACGCCACCTCCCGTAGGCCAGCGGAGCTCGGCGTGGTCGACGCGATCGCCGGTCTCGTAGACGGCGACGCGTTCGAACCCGAACGCGTCGATGAGAAAGCGGATCGCGGCGTGGGCGTCGGAGTAGCGGATCGAGGGCCAGATCCTGGTATCGCTCATGGCCCTATCGTCGCTAAGGCTCCACCTCCTCGTCTTGGATGAATGGGAGGTCGTCGCCGGTCAGCCAGACCGACGGCGGACATCCGATGAAGGAGTTCCACTCGCGCGCCAGATGGGCCTGGTCGTAGTAGCCGCACGCCGCCGCGACGGCGGCCAGTGCGGGCCGTTCGCGCCGCGTCAGCAGGAGCTTCGACCGCTCGAAGCGCATGACGCGCGCCGCCTCCTTGGGGCTCAGGCCGTACTCCGCGGTGAAGCGCTCGCCGAGGTGCCGGCGGCTCCAGCCGACCTCGCGTGCGAGGTCGTCGATGCGGACGCGGCCACCGCGTGAGGTCAGGAGCCGCCACGCGTGGCCCAGCTCGGCCGAAGGCGCCGGCAGCCGGCCGAGGTCGCGAGACAGCACCTCGTTGAGGATGGCGAAGCGGGCGGGCCACGAGTGTGCCTCGCCCATGCGCTCGATGAGCTCGCCCATGCGCGTGTGGGCGAGCCCGTCGAGCGGGACGATCGTGGACGCGAGCTCGCCGGCGGGCATGCCGAGCAGCGACCTCGCGCCGTCGGGAGTGAGCGAGAGCTGGACGCCGTACTGGCTGCCGTCGTGCTCGATCAGCGCGGCCCGGGTGTGCATCCCGCCCAGGAGCGCGGCGAACTCGGCCGGCGCCTGCCGCGGGTCGGGCATGACCGTCGTACGGGTCGGCGCGCCGAGGCTGATGACGATCGTGAGGTACGGCGACGGGAGGCCGTGGTGGGTGCCCGGCGGCAGGCCCTCGTAGCGGTAGCCCGAGTAGTGCGCGACGAACGGCGCCAGGTGCGCCGGCGGCGTCACCTCGGCCCGCTCCATGATGAGCCCGGTACCGCTCATGCGCCCACGGTAGCCGTGGAGGGTGACATCCGGCACGTATCGGCAGGGCCCTGGTCTCCGTAGACTGTCCCGCGACGGCGAGGGAAGGAACCCGGTGCGATTCCGGGGCTGTCCCGCAACTGTGATCAGGTAGCGAGCCCGCGCATACGGCCACGGCGGCGAGCTGGAAGGCCGCGGGTGGTGGTACCGGTCCCCACGAGGGGGTCCGGGCCGCCGTGCGATGACCTGAGAGTCAGGAGACTTCCCGCCGTCCGCGATAGGCACCCGGCCCGGGGCGAGGACCCCCGAGGGAAGGACTCACACGTGCGCGTCTTGCTGCTCTCCACCGCCGACACCGAGCTCTTGTCGGCTCGTTCGGCCGGTTACGCGACCGGTAACCCGGCCCGCCTCGGCGTCGCCGACCTGGACGCGCTGTGCGAGGGCGTCGACGCCGTGGTCCTGCGGCTCCTCGGCGGCCTCAGCACCTGGCGCGAGGGCGTCGAGGACCTGCGGCGACGTGGCCTGCCACTCGTCGCGCTGGGCGGCGAGGCGAGCCCGGACGCCGAGCTGATGGCCCTGTCCACCGTGCCGTCCGGCGTCGCCACCGAGGCCCTGGACTACCTGCGCGAGGGCGGCGTCGGCAACCTGCGCGAGCTGGCGCGCTTCCTGGCCGGGATGCTGTCACCCGGCGACGAGGAGCCCTGGGCGCCGCCGCAGGCGATGCCCGCGTACGGCGTGCACGGCGACCCCGTCGTACGCGAGGGGCGGCCGACCGTGGGCGTGGTCTTCTACCGCGCCCACGAGCTGTCCGGCAACACCGCGTTCGTCGACACCCTCTGCGAGCGGATCGAGGCGGCGGGCGGCAACGCCCTGCCGGTCTTCTGCGGCTCGCTGCGCGCCGCCGACGAGGGCCTGATGGAGCTCCTCGGCCGCGCCGACACCGTCGTGGTCACGGTGCTCGCGGCAGGTGCGTCGGCCGAGGACGGCTGGGACGCGGGCGCCCTGGCCACTCTGGACGTCCCGGTCATCCAGGGAATGTGCCTGACCACGTCGCGGGAGGTCTGGGACGCCTCGGACGCGGCGCTGTCACCGATGGACGCGGCCATGCAGGTCGCCATCCCCGAGTTCGACGGCCGCCTGATCTCGGTGCCGTTCTCCTTCAAGGAGGAGGGCCCCGACGGCATCCCGGTGTACGCCGCCGACCCCGAACGCGCCGCCCGCGTCGCCGGCATCGCCGTACGCCACGCGCGGCTGCGGCACACGCCGCCCGCCGACCGGAAGCTGGCGATCGTGCTGTCGTCGTACCCGACCAAGCACGCACGCGTCGGCAACGCGGTCGGCCTGGACACGCCGGTCTCGGCGGTACGCCTGCTGGCGGCGCTGAAGGAGGCCGGCTACCAGGTCGGCGACCATCCGACCGACGGCGACAAGCTCATCCACACACTGATCGCGGCGGGCGGTCACGACGTGGAGTGGCTGACCGAGGAGCAGTTGCGCGCCGCGCCCGCGCGGGTGCCGCTGGCGGACTACGAGCGATGGTTCGCGGCGCTGCCGGACTCCCTGCGCGAGGGCGTACGGCGGCACTGGGGCGAGCCGCCGGGCGAGCTGTACACCGATGGCGACGACATCGTGCTGGCGTCGCTGCGCTTCGGCAACGTGCTGCTGATGATCCAGCCGCCGCGCGGGTTCGGCGAGAACCCGGTCGCGATCTACCACGACCCCGACCTGCCGCCCTCGCACCACTACCTGGCCGCCTACCGCTGGCTCGACGGGACCTTCGGCGCCGACGCCGTCGTCCACCTCGGCAAGCACGGCACTCTCGAATGGCTGCCCGGAAAGGGCCTCGGCCTGTCCGCGGAGTGCGCCCCCGACGCGGTCCTCGGCGACCTGCCGCTCGTCTACCCGTTCATCGTCAACGACCCGGGCGAGGGCACCCAGGCCAAGCGCCGCGGGCACGCGACCATCGTGGACCACATGGTGCCGCCGATGGCGCGCGCCGACACGTACGGGGACCTGGCCAAGCTCGAACAGCTCCTGGACGAGTACGCCACGGTGCAGGCGCTCGACCCGACCAAGTTGCCCGCCGTGCGCGCGCAGATCTGGACCCTGATCGAGGCCGCCCAGCTGCACCACGACCTGCACATCGACGACCAGCCCGACGCGACCGCGTTCGACGAGTTCGTCCTGCACGTCGACGGCTACCTGTGCGAGATCAAGGACGTGCAGATCCGGGACGGGCTGCACATCCTCGGCGACGCGCCCGATCCCGAACAGCGGGTCAACCTCGTCCTCGCGGTGCTGCGGGCCACCCAGGTCTGGGCCGGGCGGCACGGCGCGCTGCCGGGCCTGCGTGCGGCCATCGCCGCGCGGTACGGCCTGGACGAGAAGACCCTGCTCGCCACCCCCGGAGCGGAGGCGAACGCGGGCGGGCTCGCCGAGATCGCCGATGGCCCGGCGCGTACCGCCTCCGACGTGATCGACCTGCTCGAGGCCGTCGCGCGGCGGCTCGTCGTCGGCATGGAGACGCTCGGCTGGGACGCATCTAAGGCACCGGCCGTCTGCGCCGAGGTGCTCGGGTCGGCGGTGCCGGAGGTCGAACGCCTGCTGGAGTTCGCGGCCGACGAGGTGGTGCCGCGCCTGGCGGCGACGTCCGGCGAGATCGACGCGGTACTCCACGCCCTCGACGGCGGGTAC
It encodes:
- a CDS encoding cyclic-phosphate processing receiver domain-containing protein; translation: MNAGVGEARVPVILGIDDLRPLPRATRVARSSGEGILLLEEHRGRQIDELWLDHDLGGDDSIMPVVTLLEEAAFDGRPFKISMIFVHSANPSGAETVVRVLRRWDYRVRRATA
- a CDS encoding Gfo/Idh/MocA family protein: MDTLGVALIGYGTGGAVFHAPLISAAPDLELAAVVTSNPERQASVRSRYPGARILESPDLVWAGGYDLVVITTPNRQHVPLARAALDAGIPVVIDKPVAPTAAEARSLAGGPLVVPFHNRRWDGDFRTVARLAHEGALGRVLRFESRFTRWRPQIKPGWKETADPAAAGGVLYDLGAHLIDQAITLFGPVRHVHAELDVRRQHAQAADDAFVALTHADGVHSHLWMSAISADLGPRFRVLGDEAAYTTYGLDPQEGQLRDGLTPSDQGYGITPPESYGLLGTPGKARPHRTEPGRYQDFYPQVAAAIRGEAPPPVTLDDAATGLEVIEKALAGASR
- a CDS encoding AMP-binding protein, which produces MPGPSPDANLAEVLSRWTDAFGWADRVAFLCGDDLYTHGEVHRGAARVASLLLSRGIGPGDRVVIALPGSMEFVWAFLGTVRIGAVAMLADPEAAELPPASLVVRAPGRRPGDLTPAELAAAMPAARAAPPYPVRPDTPAYGQYTAMYAHGDPEQAYLAMESFGLRENDVLFSVPKTYDPVGLRNTIFLPLFSGASAVLDSGQRSIRVVAERVRRHRASVLLSTSAFFTRLAAEGPRGTFEPLRIAVSNGATPPPSRIEQWLGCPVVTP
- a CDS encoding GbsR/MarR family transcriptional regulator, yielding MPGRRLTRADRQQIAEGLAQGLDYAGIARRLGRPTSTVSREVARNGGPGRYRADLAQLASTHRARRSPRPPAAPQQASERSGPDPGAAATFIADLTAAIIETGMPRTAASVMACLFTSETGSYTAAELAQHLQVSAATISHAVGLLQQHGLIRRGRDSQSRRHRYFLDENAGLRSAVVGVRANQQLATTALRGADIFGTDTAVGTRLATAGRFLEQLGNDILRAAEKHWRATTPTEPKHTQTTHSTTTR
- a CDS encoding class I SAM-dependent methyltransferase, with amino-acid sequence MSERILAGDPFGGRQPTQHERMSGKPWDASYHDGPAPWEIGGPQPAIARLVYEGVFAGTVLDAGCGSGDNTLHVASLGLPVLGFDVAETALAAARKKAEDRGIEVTFAAADAFQLSRLERRFDTVLDCGLFHSFEGDERSRYAVSLASVTEHGGTLYVLCFSDDGPDTGPHPISRDDLRAAFNPGSGWNVAAIEPDRVRTRYHDENGAPAWLATIKRA
- a CDS encoding VOC family protein; this encodes MSDTRIWPSIRYSDAHAAIRFLIDAFGFERVAVYETGDRVDHAELRWPTGGGVMLGSASREDSSISGLPAGTGSVYVVTDDPATLFKRAVAAGATVVRAPQEESYGLGFTVRDPEGVFWSFGTYAGAGS
- a CDS encoding helix-turn-helix domain-containing protein is translated as MSGTGLIMERAEVTPPAHLAPFVAHYSGYRYEGLPPGTHHGLPSPYLTIVISLGAPTRTTVMPDPRQAPAEFAALLGGMHTRAALIEHDGSQYGVQLSLTPDGARSLLGMPAGELASTIVPLDGLAHTRMGELIERMGEAHSWPARFAILNEVLSRDLGRLPAPSAELGHAWRLLTSRGGRVRIDDLAREVGWSRRHLGERFTAEYGLSPKEAARVMRFERSKLLLTRRERPALAAVAAACGYYDQAHLAREWNSFIGCPPSVWLTGDDLPFIQDEEVEP
- the cobN gene encoding cobaltochelatase subunit CobN, with the protein product MRVLLLSTADTELLSARSAGYATGNPARLGVADLDALCEGVDAVVLRLLGGLSTWREGVEDLRRRGLPLVALGGEASPDAELMALSTVPSGVATEALDYLREGGVGNLRELARFLAGMLSPGDEEPWAPPQAMPAYGVHGDPVVREGRPTVGVVFYRAHELSGNTAFVDTLCERIEAAGGNALPVFCGSLRAADEGLMELLGRADTVVVTVLAAGASAEDGWDAGALATLDVPVIQGMCLTTSREVWDASDAALSPMDAAMQVAIPEFDGRLISVPFSFKEEGPDGIPVYAADPERAARVAGIAVRHARLRHTPPADRKLAIVLSSYPTKHARVGNAVGLDTPVSAVRLLAALKEAGYQVGDHPTDGDKLIHTLIAAGGHDVEWLTEEQLRAAPARVPLADYERWFAALPDSLREGVRRHWGEPPGELYTDGDDIVLASLRFGNVLLMIQPPRGFGENPVAIYHDPDLPPSHHYLAAYRWLDGTFGADAVVHLGKHGTLEWLPGKGLGLSAECAPDAVLGDLPLVYPFIVNDPGEGTQAKRRGHATIVDHMVPPMARADTYGDLAKLEQLLDEYATVQALDPTKLPAVRAQIWTLIEAAQLHHDLHIDDQPDATAFDEFVLHVDGYLCEIKDVQIRDGLHILGDAPDPEQRVNLVLAVLRATQVWAGRHGALPGLRAAIAARYGLDEKTLLATPGAEANAGGLAEIADGPARTASDVIDLLEAVARRLVVGMETLGWDASKAPAVCAEVLGSAVPEVERLLEFAADEVVPRLAATSGEIDAVLHALDGGYVPAGPSGSPTRGLVNVLPTGRNFYSVDPKAIPSRNSWDVGVSLADSLLQRHLADTGEYPRSVGLTVWGTSAMRTQGDDIAEVLALIGVRPVWDEASRRVTGFEIIAREELGRPRVDVTLRISGFFRDAFPHVISLMDDAIAAVAELDEPDNHLRAHALEDAAQHGDWRRATSRIFGSKPGAYGAGLLPLIDSRNWRDDGDLAEVYAVWGGYAYGRGLDGREARTDMEAAFRRIAVAAKNQDTREHDIVDSDDYFQYHGGMVAMVRTLTGRSPAAYVGDSALPDQVKTRTLGEETHRVFRARVVNPRWIAAMRRHGYKGAFELAATVDYLFGYDATAGVVDDWMYEKLAEEYVFDAENREFMERSNPWALRGITERLLEAADRELWAEPDPETLDRLKQTYLQLEGDLEAGE